The following are encoded in a window of Mycoplasmopsis verecunda genomic DNA:
- a CDS encoding aldehyde dehydrogenase family protein, whose translation MKTKVIKNTLKKLKNEIFAKKEEIYKALAQDLNKSINEVELTEILPIINEINYYLRNLNKWAKPKKVSTPLSLAFGKSYIYHKPYGTVVILTPWNYPFNLSFIPIINAYGAGNNVLIKLPERVPNTSQVISNIIKSVFQNNEVDIINGGVEEINQAIDNKADFVFFTGSQRVGNLVYQRASKKMIPCILELGGKNPTIITSTANIKSAAWNILFSKIMNAGQTCLAPDHLYIHSSIKEQFIKEINESLNLLLSKNLDEKQLARVVDGSMEQRLINFNSNLFSPEVLQKLSIIEINENDKLMSEEIFGPILPYMIFDDLDKLVEQKLMDKEKPLAIYLYSNNKKDFELIQNTLDTGSLIINSNSKFIYNSKLPFGGIKQSGIGRYHGKTGFETFSYEQIVYKGSKIQFISSEKMTDILISKEPHWIIKLINKLKKSFNH comes from the coding sequence ATGAAAACAAAAGTAATAAAAAACACACTAAAAAAACTAAAAAATGAAATTTTTGCAAAAAAAGAAGAGATTTATAAAGCTTTAGCTCAAGACTTAAATAAGTCAATTAATGAAGTTGAACTAACAGAAATTTTACCTATTATAAATGAAATTAATTACTATCTTCGAAATCTAAATAAATGAGCTAAACCTAAAAAAGTCTCAACACCTTTATCTTTAGCATTTGGTAAATCATATATTTATCATAAACCTTACGGAACAGTTGTAATACTAACACCTTGAAATTATCCATTTAATCTTTCTTTTATTCCGATTATTAATGCTTATGGTGCTGGTAATAATGTATTAATTAAATTGCCTGAAAGAGTTCCTAATACATCTCAAGTAATATCTAATATTATTAAATCAGTATTCCAAAATAATGAAGTAGATATTATAAATGGTGGTGTAGAAGAAATTAATCAAGCGATAGATAATAAAGCTGATTTTGTTTTTTTCACAGGTTCTCAACGTGTAGGAAATTTAGTATATCAAAGAGCTTCTAAAAAAATGATACCTTGCATTCTTGAATTAGGAGGAAAAAATCCAACCATTATTACCAGTACAGCTAATATTAAATCTGCTGCATGAAATATTCTATTTTCTAAAATTATGAATGCTGGCCAAACTTGCTTAGCACCTGATCATTTATATATTCACTCATCTATTAAAGAACAATTTATCAAGGAAATAAATGAATCTTTAAATTTACTATTATCAAAAAATCTAGATGAAAAACAACTAGCAAGAGTTGTAGATGGTTCAATGGAACAAAGACTTATTAATTTTAATTCTAATTTATTCAGCCCAGAAGTACTTCAAAAATTATCTATTATTGAAATAAATGAAAATGATAAATTAATGAGCGAAGAGATATTTGGTCCAATATTACCTTATATGATATTTGATGATCTTGATAAATTAGTTGAACAAAAATTAATGGATAAAGAAAAACCACTAGCTATTTATTTATATAGTAACAATAAAAAGGATTTTGAATTAATTCAAAATACTCTTGATACAGGAAGTTTAATAATTAATTCAAATTCTAAATTTATTTACAATAGTAAGTTGCCTTTTGGTGGGATTAAACAAAGTGGTATTGGAAGATATCATGGTAAAACGGGATTTGAAACATTTTCGTATGAACAAATAGTTTATAAAGGTTCTAAAATTCAATTTATATCTTCTGAAAAAATGACAGATATTCTGATTAGTAAAGAACCACACTGAATTATTAAGCTTATAAATAAATTAAAAAAATCTTTTAATCATTAA
- a CDS encoding YgjP-like metallopeptidase domain-containing protein — translation MPIQIDNNKIYKITVNDKDFFYRLKDADTIHFKNPNKSFYLLTTNNFENIPVYIRPSKFNSLEEVEQCLKEYILKNYPHFYTLEDWKNWFYYLGQKLYFTYKSSGTVIIRLSDNDKIFDIFNCLPNKQDDNQYICKQVRSFLSKKFLELIKEISKEISQFYNTEYIVPSIKLNISSYLGICKYRTDSGECDINYNFDLSVFPIHVVSYVVAHEISHSITIGQKHNKVFWNTVAKYCPNYLIYKDSLKTLDKWFNLITSQNDDNHSK, via the coding sequence ATGCCTATTCAAATAGATAATAATAAGATATATAAAATTACAGTTAATGATAAAGATTTCTTTTATAGATTAAAGGATGCAGATACAATTCATTTCAAAAATCCTAATAAATCTTTTTATCTCTTAACAACAAATAACTTTGAAAATATACCTGTTTACATTAGACCTTCTAAATTTAATTCATTAGAAGAAGTAGAACAATGCTTAAAAGAATATATTTTAAAGAACTATCCACACTTTTATACTTTGGAAGATTGAAAAAACTGGTTTTATTATTTAGGTCAAAAATTATATTTTACATATAAAAGCTCTGGTACTGTAATAATTAGACTTTCAGACAATGATAAGATATTTGATATTTTCAATTGCTTACCAAATAAACAAGATGATAATCAATATATTTGTAAACAAGTTAGATCTTTTCTGAGCAAAAAATTTTTAGAATTAATTAAAGAAATATCAAAAGAAATTTCTCAATTTTATAATACTGAATATATAGTTCCATCAATAAAATTAAATATTTCTAGCTATTTAGGAATTTGTAAATATCGTACAGATTCTGGCGAATGTGATATTAATTATAATTTTGATTTATCCGTTTTTCCAATTCATGTTGTCTCTTATGTTGTTGCACACGAGATATCACACTCAATTACTATAGGACAAAAACATAATAAAGTATTTTGAAATACAGTTGCTAAATATTGTCCTAATTACTTAATTTATAAAGATTCATTGAAAACACTAGATAAATGATTTAATCTTATTACATCGCAAAATGATGATAATCATTCAAAATAA
- a CDS encoding RluA family pseudouridine synthase: MKEIEVKYSERLDKYVSNNSDISRNDIKTLVEQHCVYVDDILVNKPKFTVREGQIIKITKILDKEIKIEPKEMELEILYDDEYLCVINKPSGLTVHPAPGHYDDTLVNGLLYHFKNNLSNENGLLRPGIVHRIDKDTSGLLVIAKTNEAHNLLADMFATHSIKRSYLAICDGIIENSKLKLILPIGRSAKDRLKMEVTNHNSKPAVTYVTLLKGFYIDGLPKSLVKCELETGRTHQIRVHMAHIKNPVYGDPVYNKAIDDKGQRLHAYKLTFKHPVTGKEMLFFSKPPKEFNVADFDFDAFIKSESQN; the protein is encoded by the coding sequence ATGAAAGAAATAGAAGTAAAATATAGCGAAAGATTAGATAAATATGTATCTAATAATTCCGATATATCTCGTAATGATATCAAGACGCTTGTCGAACAACATTGTGTTTATGTTGATGATATCTTGGTTAATAAACCAAAATTCACAGTTCGTGAAGGACAAATAATTAAAATTACCAAAATTCTTGATAAAGAAATCAAGATTGAACCAAAGGAAATGGAGCTTGAAATTCTTTATGATGATGAATATTTATGTGTAATTAATAAACCTAGTGGATTAACTGTTCACCCTGCGCCCGGTCATTATGATGATACATTGGTTAATGGTCTTCTTTACCATTTTAAAAATAATTTATCAAATGAAAATGGATTATTAAGACCTGGAATTGTGCATAGAATTGATAAGGATACTAGTGGATTATTAGTTATTGCAAAAACTAATGAAGCACATAATTTACTTGCTGATATGTTTGCAACTCATAGTATTAAAAGATCTTATTTAGCAATATGTGATGGAATAATTGAAAATTCAAAATTAAAATTAATTCTTCCAATCGGACGTTCAGCTAAAGATAGATTAAAAATGGAAGTTACAAATCATAATTCCAAACCAGCAGTTACTTATGTCACATTACTAAAAGGGTTTTATATTGATGGATTACCAAAATCACTTGTTAAATGTGAATTAGAAACTGGAAGAACACACCAAATCAGAGTTCATATGGCACATATTAAAAATCCTGTTTACGGTGATCCTGTTTATAATAAAGCAATTGATGATAAGGGTCAAAGATTGCATGCTTACAAATTAACTTTTAAACACCCAGTTACAGGAAAAGAAATGTTATTCTTTTCAAAACCGCCAAAAGAATTTAATGTTGCAGATTTCGATTTTGATGCATTCATTAAATCAGAAAGTCAAAATTAG
- a CDS encoding variable surface lipoprotein, whose translation MKLKSKLIFGLSSVIVAIVPTIAASCDNSAKQLAEAKKQLENKNTELTQLLQSANDVEAYKAVINSKITANNELINKQDIIKEKVDKSIEDTSAFITNMTNLIQARSTLLALTPERFKDTYLKELQVVLQTQYKDRIYPQLLTKEMVQPATFETSDQYNKVTLKSITVANLKDVINSNTASEQDKNAANDLIKEGKGKVTVTFVASQIQYPEVNKEFSEEYIVDGMLTEAKIKEIFTNVLKDIQVSNTLAQADKNTVFIEKETDSDYTSNAAKYLNGEYKADVLEKYLSLKTNNDLVKATYVIWDWDVLKGTASILPYVYPAGLSDSDYVMYKGINELNINLNDETQAAKVKEEDLIKLSNLPKIKIAPAAYRTLFATDHVLGFDTEKILQATKKTALNEVTGKELTKEIMQEALKVTAEKLPTKSGDYELAINDEWFKEINPTVQSVTIKRNPVMPENSNVLEVKVQLSMPTLKEGEIVNWLLLKSAIGATVPQEQQTGIITLMFSGFKFDASESTPIEKPKPTAESGALDEFMKTIAPKLNVEVELSAEDIQNIEETLLPGGKAYGKYSPQVEIKSNVVESNIPKNSAVESVRIASFADLFKDHKKYRLVPANNPIFKNSFSKFVKVQYDKENKIITGSFYLGENQGTSKKPKNVLSANTYKFSIKLIEEQLEPHVTTNMEPEPVSSTEN comes from the coding sequence ATGAAGTTAAAAAGTAAATTAATTTTTGGATTAAGTAGTGTTATTGTAGCAATTGTACCTACAATAGCTGCATCATGTGATAATTCAGCCAAGCAATTAGCGGAAGCTAAAAAACAACTAGAGAATAAAAATACTGAATTAACACAATTATTACAAAGTGCTAATGATGTAGAAGCATATAAAGCTGTAATTAATAGCAAAATTACTGCTAATAATGAATTAATCAACAAGCAAGATATTATAAAAGAAAAAGTTGATAAAAGTATTGAAGATACAAGTGCTTTTATTACTAATATGACAAATTTAATTCAAGCTAGAAGTACATTGCTTGCATTAACACCTGAAAGATTTAAAGATACATATTTAAAAGAATTACAAGTTGTATTACAAACTCAATATAAGGATAGAATTTATCCACAATTATTAACAAAAGAAATGGTACAACCAGCTACTTTTGAAACGAGCGATCAATACAACAAGGTTACATTGAAATCAATTACTGTAGCAAATCTAAAAGATGTTATTAATTCTAACACAGCTAGTGAACAAGATAAAAATGCTGCTAATGATTTAATTAAAGAAGGAAAAGGCAAAGTAACTGTAACATTTGTTGCAAGTCAAATACAATACCCTGAAGTTAACAAAGAATTTAGTGAAGAATATATTGTTGATGGAATGCTAACAGAAGCAAAAATTAAAGAAATCTTTACTAATGTATTAAAAGATATACAAGTTTCAAATACTTTAGCACAAGCTGATAAAAACACTGTATTTATTGAAAAAGAAACAGATAGTGATTATACATCTAATGCTGCTAAATATTTGAATGGTGAATACAAAGCTGATGTATTAGAAAAATATTTAAGCTTAAAAACTAATAACGACTTAGTTAAAGCAACATATGTTATTTGAGATTGAGATGTTTTAAAAGGAACAGCATCAATTTTACCTTACGTATATCCTGCTGGATTAAGTGATAGTGATTATGTGATGTATAAGGGAATAAATGAATTAAATATTAATTTAAATGATGAAACTCAAGCAGCAAAAGTAAAAGAAGAAGATTTAATTAAATTAAGTAATTTACCTAAAATAAAAATAGCACCAGCAGCATATAGAACATTATTTGCAACAGATCATGTATTAGGATTTGATACAGAGAAAATTCTACAAGCAACTAAAAAAACTGCTTTAAACGAAGTAACTGGAAAAGAATTAACTAAAGAAATAATGCAAGAAGCTCTTAAAGTTACTGCAGAAAAATTACCTACAAAAAGTGGTGATTATGAATTAGCAATAAATGATGAATGATTCAAAGAAATAAATCCAACAGTACAAAGTGTAACTATTAAAAGAAATCCTGTTATGCCTGAAAATAGTAATGTTTTAGAAGTAAAAGTTCAATTAAGTATGCCAACATTAAAAGAAGGAGAAATTGTAAACTGATTACTTCTAAAAAGTGCTATTGGAGCAACTGTACCACAAGAACAGCAAACCGGAATTATTACTTTAATGTTTTCTGGCTTTAAATTTGATGCAAGCGAAAGTACACCAATAGAAAAACCAAAACCAACAGCTGAATCAGGTGCATTAGATGAATTTATGAAAACAATTGCTCCAAAATTAAATGTTGAGGTTGAATTATCAGCAGAAGATATTCAAAATATAGAAGAAACATTACTTCCAGGAGGGAAAGCATATGGTAAATATTCACCACAAGTTGAAATTAAAAGTAATGTAGTTGAATCAAATATACCTAAAAATAGTGCTGTAGAAAGTGTTAGAATTGCAAGTTTTGCTGATTTATTCAAAGACCACAAGAAATATAGACTAGTTCCTGCAAACAATCCTATTTTTAAAAATTCATTTAGCAAATTTGTTAAAGTTCAATATGATAAAGAAAACAAAATTATTACTGGAAGTTTTTATCTAGGAGAAAATCAAGGAACAAGTAAAAAACCAAAAAATGTTTTATCAGCTAATACATATAAATTTAGTATTAAATTAATAGAAGAACAACTTGAACCACATGTTACAACTAATATGGAACCAGAACCTGTATCAAGTACTGAAAATTAA
- the ffh gene encoding signal recognition particle protein, producing MLDFLEKRMQKSLAKMAKKTTLNEEDIQEVTREVKMALLEADVNLRVVKEFVNNVKAKALEEGRIIGRLNPSQSMIKIFRDELINVLGKETKEVKIEKKPYIVMMCGLQGSGKTTATAKLAYYLRKKKHISNPLVVAADIYRPAAVDQLVTLAKGIQVDYFEQGVNVPAEEIVQNALKQAQENKNDLIIIDTAGRLAIDEKLMDELANIKKIAHPDEIFFVADALSGQDIINVASTFHEKLKLTGVIITKLDSDARGGAALSLRQVLNIPIRFIGTGEKTSNLELFHPQRMAERILGMGDVMTLIEHASENIDEDKAKNMVERIFSGNFTLDDLMEQIKQMKQLGKFSKILKMLPGNIAGKIDEAEIEKAEEKMQLYQILMSSMTKKERKNPKLLKQASRKERILKGSGRSAQEYNKLLNEFEMMSKKMTEMANNFKKTGGFGGFGGMGGLF from the coding sequence ATGTTAGATTTTTTAGAAAAAAGAATGCAAAAAAGCTTAGCTAAAATGGCTAAGAAAACTACCTTAAATGAAGAAGATATTCAAGAAGTAACTCGTGAAGTTAAAATGGCTTTATTAGAAGCTGATGTTAACTTAAGAGTCGTTAAGGAATTTGTTAATAATGTAAAAGCAAAAGCTTTAGAAGAAGGAAGAATTATTGGGAGATTAAATCCTTCACAATCAATGATTAAAATTTTCAGAGATGAATTAATCAATGTACTTGGAAAAGAAACAAAAGAAGTCAAGATTGAAAAGAAACCATATATTGTCATGATGTGTGGATTACAAGGTTCAGGTAAAACTACAGCTACAGCTAAATTAGCTTACTACTTAAGAAAGAAAAAACATATTTCTAATCCTTTAGTAGTGGCTGCTGATATTTATCGTCCAGCTGCCGTTGACCAATTAGTTACTTTAGCTAAAGGTATTCAAGTTGATTATTTTGAACAAGGTGTTAATGTTCCTGCTGAGGAAATTGTTCAAAATGCTTTAAAACAAGCTCAAGAAAATAAAAATGATTTAATCATAATTGATACTGCTGGTAGATTAGCAATTGATGAAAAATTAATGGATGAATTAGCTAATATCAAAAAAATAGCACATCCAGATGAAATTTTCTTTGTAGCAGATGCACTTAGCGGACAAGACATTATCAATGTAGCTTCTACATTCCACGAAAAATTAAAGCTTACAGGTGTTATTATTACTAAATTAGATTCAGATGCTCGTGGTGGAGCTGCTTTAAGCTTAAGACAAGTACTTAATATTCCGATTAGATTTATTGGTACTGGAGAAAAAACTTCTAATCTAGAACTTTTCCACCCACAAAGAATGGCAGAAAGAATTCTTGGAATGGGTGATGTTATGACGCTAATTGAGCATGCATCTGAAAACATTGATGAAGATAAAGCTAAAAATATGGTAGAAAGAATTTTTTCTGGAAACTTTACTTTAGATGACTTAATGGAACAAATTAAACAAATGAAACAATTAGGTAAGTTTTCTAAAATTCTTAAAATGTTACCGGGAAACATTGCTGGAAAAATAGATGAAGCTGAAATTGAAAAAGCTGAAGAAAAAATGCAACTATATCAAATCTTGATGTCATCAATGACTAAAAAAGAAAGAAAAAATCCTAAATTATTAAAACAAGCTTCAAGAAAAGAAAGAATCTTAAAAGGTAGTGGAAGAAGTGCCCAAGAATATAATAAATTATTAAATGAATTTGAAATGATGAGCAAAAAAATGACAGAAATGGCAAATAACTTCAAGAAAACTGGAGGATTTGGCGGTTTCGGTGGAATGGGCGGATTATTCTAA
- a CDS encoding 3'-5' exonuclease produces MNKENKFIVLDIETTGLNPKENEITEISAIKVIDGKIVDQFSTLVSIKGELPEFISRKTHITSDMLLNQPNIEQVMNEFNNFIQDFTLIGHNIKSFDLPFLNYHSIISIGKEITNEAIDTLALAREKLSLSRNKLGNVCSYFGIEYSEEQNHRAMQDVLCTWMVYQELGNIKSTKSKEQYSYHFDKPYTFENKPKLISLNEKSDKLAQFNIVLTGDMPYSRESIIQVIKQNGGIVQNNVILSTSYLVVGQMNNAPTTKYKKAKSLNKIIISFDTFLTFLKEQKILK; encoded by the coding sequence TTGAATAAAGAAAATAAATTTATTGTTTTAGATATTGAAACAACAGGATTAAATCCAAAAGAAAATGAAATAACAGAAATATCAGCTATTAAAGTAATAGACGGAAAAATAGTTGATCAATTTTCTACTTTAGTATCTATTAAAGGTGAATTACCTGAATTTATAAGTAGAAAAACACATATTACTTCAGATATGTTGCTTAATCAACCTAATATTGAACAAGTAATGAATGAATTTAACAATTTCATTCAAGACTTCACATTAATCGGACATAATATCAAAAGTTTTGATTTACCATTTTTAAATTATCATTCTATTATTTCAATTGGTAAAGAAATAACAAATGAAGCTATTGATACTTTAGCTCTAGCTAGAGAGAAATTGTCTCTAAGTAGAAATAAATTAGGCAATGTTTGTTCTTATTTTGGAATAGAATATTCTGAAGAGCAAAATCACAGAGCGATGCAAGATGTTTTATGTACTTGAATGGTTTACCAAGAATTAGGTAATATAAAATCAACAAAGTCTAAGGAACAATATTCTTACCATTTTGATAAGCCTTATACATTTGAAAATAAACCAAAACTTATTTCATTAAATGAAAAATCAGATAAATTAGCACAATTCAATATTGTGCTTACTGGTGATATGCCTTATTCAAGGGAAAGTATTATTCAAGTAATAAAACAAAATGGTGGAATTGTGCAAAATAATGTTATTTTATCTACTTCTTATTTAGTAGTTGGTCAGATGAATAATGCTCCAACTACTAAATACAAAAAAGCTAAATCTTTAAATAAAATCATTATTTCATTTGATACATTTTTAACATTTTTGAAAGAACAAAAAATATTAAAATAA
- the hsdR gene encoding EcoAI/FtnUII family type I restriction enzme subunit R, whose amino-acid sequence MKPEYLSLSEEDTKRKFINPILESPTRGWKEYIQMEYPISLGRIQTTDNEPIRVNSKKADYVLKSKQGQIIAVIEAKAYKFHVGEGIAQAKEYAKKLDVPICYSTNGRTFYEIIFDGTKYSEREFELKDFPSQDELTEMFLKYRKDIKAENLEFINYKGRIENNGKKPRYYQKIAINKVLNAIANKQKRILLVMATGTGKTFVAKKIIEALNKNKPNSKILFLCDREALASQTCNEFSSFNNKIIRIGADKNNKYDKAAEIYVSLYHQLAPTSEKNPLLNYKPDFFDYIIIDECHRGSSNENSEWRKILDYFNTATHIGLTATPKESDDVSNAMYFGEPVYVYSLKEGIDDGYLATYTIFQIDMDDVENAAQTVGMKDDNGILILKAPTESEINRSYKYKERNKTVAREITKYLQSTDPYAKTIVFCKNDEHALDIKNELIKLNQEEMSKATSLGKSYIVRITANDDEGKAQLENFCSPYSKYPVIATTAELLTTGVDTQTVKFIVLDTQIKSDIKLKQIIGRGTRVRIYKEEDRQQFKDKTHFVIMDFGKSTDMLKNDDFFALPNVIYKGKPEQISEMLKTASAFRNIPRIKNVVTGEKVSVINKNILKLGEDFNLTSDKFVEIAQEKILKQFPTINDFNEAFLSLDIIEKSNFVPQILKDNEIKIDVLRDYKNIKDNIEDFDVLRIIAYNKIPTTLSSNVRIIKSSSVYNDLNDIQKEIVSLLLDKYQANGINDLISLQTLELEPLSNYGGMKKIINIIGGRDKYNELINNMLKLIL is encoded by the coding sequence ATGAAACCAGAATATTTATCATTATCAGAAGAAGACACAAAAAGAAAATTTATTAATCCTATTTTAGAGTCTCCAACTCGTGGATGAAAAGAATATATACAAATGGAATATCCTATATCATTAGGAAGAATTCAAACCACAGATAATGAACCTATAAGAGTTAATTCTAAAAAAGCAGACTATGTTTTAAAATCTAAACAAGGACAAATAATTGCTGTTATAGAAGCAAAAGCATATAAATTCCATGTAGGAGAAGGCATAGCACAAGCAAAAGAGTATGCTAAAAAACTTGATGTTCCAATTTGCTATTCGACTAATGGTCGAACATTTTATGAAATAATTTTTGATGGAACAAAATATAGTGAAAGAGAATTCGAATTAAAAGATTTTCCATCTCAAGACGAATTAACTGAAATGTTTCTTAAATATAGAAAAGATATAAAAGCTGAAAACCTTGAATTTATAAATTACAAGGGAAGAATTGAAAATAATGGTAAAAAACCTAGATATTATCAAAAAATAGCAATTAATAAAGTGCTAAACGCTATTGCCAATAAACAAAAACGTATTTTACTTGTTATGGCAACAGGTACTGGAAAAACTTTTGTAGCTAAAAAAATAATAGAAGCATTAAATAAAAATAAACCAAATTCAAAAATATTATTTTTATGCGATAGAGAGGCATTAGCTTCACAAACTTGTAATGAATTTTCATCTTTTAATAATAAAATAATCAGAATTGGTGCTGACAAAAATAATAAATATGATAAAGCGGCTGAAATATATGTTTCACTTTATCATCAATTAGCTCCTACTTCAGAAAAGAACCCTTTATTAAATTACAAACCAGATTTCTTTGATTACATAATCATTGATGAATGTCATAGAGGATCTTCAAACGAAAATTCAGAGTGAAGAAAAATATTAGATTATTTTAACACTGCCACTCACATAGGATTAACAGCAACACCTAAAGAAAGTGATGATGTTTCTAATGCTATGTATTTCGGTGAACCAGTTTATGTATATTCATTAAAAGAAGGAATTGATGATGGTTATTTAGCTACATATACCATATTTCAAATTGATATGGATGATGTAGAAAATGCGGCACAAACAGTAGGTATGAAAGATGATAATGGTATTTTAATCTTAAAAGCTCCAACTGAATCAGAAATTAATCGTTCATATAAATATAAAGAAAGAAACAAAACAGTAGCAAGAGAAATAACAAAATATTTACAATCTACAGATCCGTATGCAAAAACAATAGTATTTTGCAAAAATGATGAACATGCTCTTGATATAAAAAATGAATTAATTAAATTAAATCAAGAAGAAATGTCAAAAGCTACATCATTGGGTAAAAGTTATATAGTAAGAATTACTGCTAATGATGATGAAGGCAAAGCTCAACTTGAAAACTTTTGTAGTCCTTATTCTAAATATCCTGTAATCGCAACAACGGCTGAGCTTTTAACAACTGGTGTGGATACACAAACAGTTAAATTTATTGTTTTAGATACGCAAATTAAATCTGATATTAAATTAAAACAAATTATTGGTAGAGGAACCAGAGTTCGTATTTATAAAGAAGAGGATAGACAACAATTTAAAGATAAAACACATTTTGTCATTATGGATTTTGGTAAATCAACTGATATGCTTAAAAATGATGATTTCTTTGCTTTACCAAATGTAATTTATAAGGGAAAACCTGAGCAAATAAGTGAAATGTTAAAAACTGCTTCTGCATTTAGAAATATTCCAAGAATCAAAAATGTAGTTACTGGGGAAAAAGTTTCAGTAATAAATAAAAACATTTTAAAATTAGGTGAAGATTTTAACTTAACTAGTGATAAATTTGTAGAAATAGCTCAAGAAAAAATATTAAAGCAGTTTCCAACTATAAATGATTTTAATGAAGCTTTTTTATCATTAGATATAATCGAAAAATCAAATTTTGTACCTCAAATTTTGAAAGATAATGAGATTAAAATTGATGTATTAAGAGATTATAAAAATATTAAGGACAATATTGAAGACTTTGATGTGTTAAGAATAATAGCATACAATAAAATACCAACTACATTAAGTAGTAATGTAAGAATTATTAAATCATCTTCTGTATATAATGATTTAAATGATATTCAAAAAGAAATTGTTTCATTGTTATTAGATAAGTATCAAGCTAATGGAATAAATGACTTAATTTCGTTACAAACACTTGAATTAGAGCCATTATCTAATTATGGTGGTATGAAAAAAATAATAAATATTATTGGTGGTAGAGATAAATATAATGAATTAATTAATAATATGTTGAAATTAATTCTTTAA